The Nodularia sp. LEGE 06071 genome has a segment encoding these proteins:
- a CDS encoding glycosyltransferase family 2 protein — protein sequence MKGGLISKELNGEIGAISVIVPDVSVVVPVRDEVESLPLLLEAIASNIISSNFSYEIICVDDGSTDGSAEFLKEQAKIRTDLKAVLLRRNYGQSAAMAAGFKYAIGKVIVTLDADLQNDPADIPLLLAKLAEGYDLVSGWRHERQDAVVSRLIPSKIANWLIGKVTEVKLHDYGCSLKAYRSEVLADMNLYGELHRFLPALAYIEGARITEIQVRHHARRFGRSKYGIWRTFRVMMDLLTIYFMKKFLTRPMHVFGLLGLGSMVTGTLIGIYLTFIKLAFGEAIGNRPLLILAVLLLVTGVQLFCFGLLAELLMRTYHESQGRPIYRVREVVAKNVK from the coding sequence ATGAAGGGTGGGTTAATTTCCAAGGAGTTAAATGGGGAAATTGGGGCGATTTCGGTGATTGTCCCCGATGTTTCCGTGGTTGTGCCGGTGCGGGATGAGGTGGAAAGTTTACCACTTTTGCTAGAGGCGATCGCTTCCAATATCATCTCTAGTAATTTTAGTTATGAAATCATTTGTGTAGATGATGGTTCTACAGATGGATCGGCTGAATTTCTCAAGGAACAGGCAAAAATCCGGACTGATTTAAAGGCGGTGCTGTTGCGTCGTAACTATGGACAAAGTGCAGCGATGGCGGCTGGGTTTAAGTATGCGATCGGCAAAGTGATTGTCACCTTGGATGCTGATTTGCAAAATGACCCGGCTGATATCCCCTTATTATTAGCTAAATTGGCAGAAGGCTATGATTTGGTGAGTGGTTGGCGACATGAACGCCAAGATGCGGTAGTTTCCCGCTTAATTCCTTCTAAAATTGCCAATTGGCTAATTGGAAAAGTGACCGAAGTTAAGTTACATGATTACGGTTGTTCTCTCAAAGCTTATCGGTCGGAAGTTTTGGCAGATATGAATCTCTACGGTGAACTGCACCGATTTTTACCTGCTTTGGCTTACATTGAAGGGGCGCGAATCACCGAAATCCAGGTGCGTCACCATGCGCGGCGCTTTGGTCGCAGTAAGTATGGCATTTGGCGGACGTTCCGCGTGATGATGGATTTGTTAACTATCTACTTTATGAAGAAGTTCCTTACCCGCCCGATGCACGTTTTTGGGCTATTGGGTTTAGGTTCGATGGTGACAGGAACGCTGATTGGGATTTACTTAACTTTTATTAAATTAGCTTTCGGTGAAGCTATCGGTAATCGCCCTTTGCTGATTTTGGCAGTTCTGCTGCTAGTCACTGGGGTACAGTTGTTTTGCTTTGGTCTGTTAGCTGAATTATTGATGCGGACTTACCATGAATCTCAAGGTCGTCCCATCTATCGGGTGCGAGAAGTAGTAGCGAAAAATGTTAAGTAA
- a CDS encoding C40 family peptidase yields the protein MLSNPESQIINLTSAEYHCIADLNLYDSPECTRLTTQAAAGRHLRIRSNHQVSAVEVCLCEDDYPGWVSFADLGILQPATVLYQAKSFSESEITKLLPNVIAFTQKAMQQSNYYLWGGTVAPNYDCSGLMQAAFVSVGVWLPRDAYQQEAFTEKIPLTELALGDLVFFGTPEKATHVGLYLGDGYYIHSSGKDQGRNGIGIDILSEQGDRVSQSYYQQLRGAGRVMKSYKPQRR from the coding sequence ATGCTCTCTAATCCAGAATCCCAAATCATAAATTTGACATCGGCAGAATACCACTGTATTGCTGACCTGAATTTATATGACTCTCCTGAATGTACGCGCCTGACAACTCAAGCAGCTGCTGGGCGACATTTGCGGATCAGATCAAATCATCAGGTGTCAGCAGTGGAGGTGTGTTTGTGTGAGGATGACTATCCAGGGTGGGTATCTTTTGCCGATTTGGGTATATTACAACCTGCTACTGTACTTTATCAGGCTAAATCATTTTCTGAGTCTGAAATTACGAAACTACTACCAAATGTGATTGCTTTTACCCAAAAAGCGATGCAACAGTCAAATTATTATCTGTGGGGTGGTACAGTCGCGCCAAATTACGACTGTTCGGGGTTAATGCAGGCGGCTTTTGTTTCGGTGGGTGTTTGGTTACCCAGAGATGCTTATCAACAGGAAGCTTTTACTGAGAAAATTCCTTTGACAGAGTTAGCGCTTGGGGATTTGGTGTTTTTTGGCACTCCCGAAAAGGCTACTCATGTGGGGCTGTATTTGGGTGATGGTTATTACATTCATAGTTCGGGAAAAGATCAGGGGCGAAATGGGATTGGAATTGATATTCTCTCGGAACAGGGCGATAGGGTAAGTCAGTCATATTATCAGCAGCTGCGAGGTGCTGGTAGGGTGATGAAGAGTTACAAACCACAGAGACGCTGA
- a CDS encoding serine hydrolase, producing MIFFRKDEQLENIGNGILEATWSTFPTLARNQVALTWIVYDPPVPVNTGGALTPDAFWNHSVRGFTYRGVERIYPASVVKLFYLVAVNEWLEKGMTSPSQELSRALKDMIVDSSNDATSLVVDILSGTTSGPELPVGPFETWKYQRQIVNRYFQSLGWEEMETINVCQKTWGDGPYGRERAFYGEMLDNRNMVTTNAIAKLVHSIVGGVAVSSARSQAMMSLLKRSLNPDDSPTDVEEDQVTGFLGGGLTQDAQIWSKAGWTSQVRHDAAYIELPEQRPYILVVFTEGKANAKRRDILPFVSQLFAKEISSL from the coding sequence ATGATTTTCTTTAGAAAAGACGAACAACTCGAAAATATTGGTAATGGCATTTTAGAGGCAACTTGGTCAACATTTCCCACTTTAGCCCGTAACCAAGTCGCTTTAACTTGGATTGTTTACGATCCCCCAGTCCCTGTAAATACTGGTGGGGCTTTGACTCCTGACGCTTTTTGGAATCATTCAGTCCGTGGTTTTACTTATCGCGGTGTTGAGCGGATTTACCCGGCGAGTGTAGTCAAACTGTTTTATTTGGTAGCTGTGAACGAATGGCTGGAAAAAGGCATGACTTCGCCTTCCCAGGAGTTGTCAAGAGCCTTAAAAGATATGATTGTTGATTCTAGCAATGATGCTACCAGCTTAGTTGTAGATATCCTCAGTGGCACTACTTCCGGCCCAGAGTTACCTGTTGGCCCCTTTGAAACTTGGAAATATCAGCGTCAGATTGTCAACCGCTATTTCCAGTCTTTGGGCTGGGAGGAAATGGAAACAATTAACGTCTGTCAAAAAACTTGGGGTGATGGCCCCTATGGTAGGGAACGGGCATTTTATGGGGAAATGCTCGATAATCGCAATATGGTAACTACCAATGCGATCGCCAAGTTAGTTCATAGTATTGTGGGTGGGGTGGCAGTGTCTAGCGCGCGATCGCAAGCCATGATGAGTTTGCTCAAACGTAGTCTCAACCCTGATGATTCGCCCACTGACGTTGAAGAAGATCAGGTAACAGGTTTTTTGGGGGGTGGACTTACTCAAGATGCTCAAATTTGGTCAAAGGCCGGTTGGACAAGTCAAGTTCGCCATGACGCAGCATATATTGAGTTACCAGAACAGCGTCCTTATATTTTAGTAGTATTTACTGAAGGTAAAGCCAACGCTAAAAGGCGGGATATTTTACCTTTTGTTTCTCAGCTATTTGCCAAAGAAATTAGTAGTCTATAA
- a CDS encoding efflux RND transporter periplasmic adaptor subunit yields the protein MTSPDPQTDFADNLSQTSDKSPLKQRRWLRLLLAFILIFGGGTAIVWRVLNPPNQAPVTNIKTPGVRVKVSRVQVGTVEESSDFVASLDSQRSVQIPSKIPGQVTQIFLKSGDPVAAGTAIIQVDSRQATIAETNAARQAAVAQLENSRAKVQSLSAARQSQITDLQLQQQEYDRYAELANQGAVSRRSRDQYASRLATAKANLGAINAQIQAEQITISQAEKALQQTEANTRNQQVQPQNYKITAPFSGIVGKIPVKVGDLVNTSTPLVTVSQKQPLEVNISVPPEETTQLRKGMPVEVLNPQGQILSTSKISLIAPDTNNEQQSILVKALFNNSEGQLKPDQLVRARVILNQRSGVLVPTKAVSRLGGETFVYVIKREESPQGISQLIARQKPVKLGNIKDDHYQVLAGLQPEDQIVTSGLLNLKDGVPIVPETL from the coding sequence ATGACATCCCCTGATCCGCAAACTGATTTTGCAGACAATCTTTCACAAACCTCAGACAAGTCACCCTTAAAACAACGGCGGTGGCTACGATTATTGTTAGCTTTTATACTAATTTTTGGTGGTGGCACGGCTATAGTTTGGCGTGTTCTAAACCCTCCAAATCAAGCACCAGTTACTAATATTAAAACTCCAGGGGTAAGAGTCAAGGTATCAAGAGTACAAGTTGGTACTGTTGAGGAAAGTTCAGACTTTGTTGCTAGCTTAGATTCTCAGCGTTCAGTACAAATACCATCAAAAATTCCGGGACAAGTTACCCAAATATTTCTCAAATCCGGAGATCCAGTTGCAGCCGGAACAGCAATTATCCAAGTAGACTCTAGACAAGCAACAATCGCTGAAACTAATGCTGCGAGACAAGCTGCTGTCGCCCAACTGGAAAATTCCCGTGCTAAAGTTCAGTCCTTGTCAGCAGCACGCCAATCTCAAATTACTGATTTGCAATTGCAGCAACAGGAATATGATCGGTATGCTGAATTAGCAAATCAAGGAGCCGTATCTCGACGTTCTAGGGATCAGTATGCCAGCAGACTGGCTACAGCCAAGGCGAATCTTGGTGCAATTAATGCTCAGATTCAAGCAGAGCAAATCACCATATCACAGGCTGAAAAAGCCTTGCAACAAACTGAGGCAAATACGAGAAACCAACAAGTCCAGCCTCAAAATTACAAAATCACAGCCCCTTTTAGCGGCATAGTTGGCAAAATTCCGGTGAAAGTAGGTGATTTAGTCAATACTTCTACGCCACTGGTTACTGTTTCACAGAAACAACCTTTAGAAGTAAATATTTCTGTTCCACCTGAAGAAACCACCCAATTACGGAAGGGAATGCCTGTAGAAGTTTTGAATCCACAAGGTCAAATTCTGAGTACTAGTAAAATATCTTTAATTGCTCCTGATACTAATAATGAGCAGCAATCAATTCTAGTTAAAGCACTTTTTAATAATTCCGAAGGTCAGCTAAAACCCGATCAATTAGTGCGGGCGAGAGTGATTTTGAATCAGCGTTCTGGGGTATTAGTTCCTACAAAAGCAGTGTCTCGTCTAGGTGGGGAAACTTTTGTCTATGTGATCAAAAGGGAAGAATCGCCACAAGGGATATCTCAACTCATAGCTCGGCAAAAGCCGGTAAAGTTAGGCAATATTAAAGATGATCATTATCAAGTTTTGGCAGGATTACAGCCAGAAGATCAAATTGTGACTTCAGGACTGTTAAATCTCAAAGATGGTGTGCCGATAGTACCTGAAACTTTGTGA